TACTGGGTAGCGGCGCTAATCCTGACGCGAGCTTGGGAATGGGGTTGGCTTCTTTATGGAACCCCGCTGTCATTATTTTTCTTCAAGTCGTTGGGTTAGTGGTCTTTTTGTACACTGGGCGAAGTATGGTTACAGCGGCGACCATTTCTTTTCATATAGTTAGAGACAGGATTTGATAATGATACTGTAAATCCTGCTAAAACCTGGCGTCAAAATTTCGCTGACCCTAAATTATTTTGAGGCGCCATGGCCATGGCGAACTATATCGCCAGTCACCATATAGATGACATCTTCAGCAATATTTGTCGAATGATCCGCAATCCTCTCCAGGTGTCTTGAAACCAGAAATAAATGGGTAAGAGCCTTCCGTCTCTCCAACTCCACGTTGACCCTATCTTCGAAGTCTCGGTGTAATTTGTGTTTCATCATGTCCACCTCGTCGTCTTCAGCTAAGACTTGAGTAGCCAAAGCTTCATCTTCATTCACGAAGGAGTCGATGGACTGTTTCAGCATGTTTTCGGCTTTCTTCGCCATTATATAGTAATCATCCGGCACATTCAGCGGGCTTTCAGAAGCGAGGATAAGCGCTGTTTGAGCTATGTTCACAGCGAGATCTCCAATACGCTCGAGCTGGTTGATTATTTTCAGAACCCCGGTTATCAGCCTGAGATCTAAGGCTACCGGCTGATGTAAAGCGAGGATCTCCAGACAGTTTTCTTCAATCTCTATTTCAATTCGATCAATTTCCTTGTCACCTTGTATAATGGAATTCGCCAGTTCCTGGTCTCTATCTCTAATGGCTTTTATCGCCGATACGACGCTTTCCTCAACTATAACGGCTAATGAAATGAGTCGTTCTTTAAGTAATTCGCTTTTTCGATGGAGCCTGACACGCGGCACATTGGTCATTAATTGTTCCTCCGCTATTCATCGGACTAGAAACCCTTGGACCTTCCCTGGATCATTGAATCAGATTATTCCGAGAAGTCACCTACAGAAATTACCCAAAACGTCCAGTGACGTATTCCATTGTCTTTTTAACTTTTGGGTTGGTGAACATTGCAGTGGTTTCACCATATTCAATCAATTTGCCGAGGTACATAAAAGCCGTGTTGTCCGAGACACGGGCTGCCTGTTGCATGTTGTGGGTAACAATTATTATTGAGTAGGCGCCTTTGAGTTCATCGATCAAGTCTTCAATTTTAGCGGTGGCTACCGGGTCAAGGGCAGAACAGGGTTCATCCATTAA
This window of the Desulfomonilaceae bacterium genome carries:
- the phoU gene encoding phosphate signaling complex protein PhoU, with translation MTNVPRVRLHRKSELLKERLISLAVIVEESVVSAIKAIRDRDQELANSIIQGDKEIDRIEIEIEENCLEILALHQPVALDLRLITGVLKIINQLERIGDLAVNIAQTALILASESPLNVPDDYYIMAKKAENMLKQSIDSFVNEDEALATQVLAEDDEVDMMKHKLHRDFEDRVNVELERRKALTHLFLVSRHLERIADHSTNIAEDVIYMVTGDIVRHGHGASK